The following proteins are encoded in a genomic region of Actinomadura sp. NAK00032:
- a CDS encoding glycosyltransferase family 4 protein — translation MQNEDDTAAEESRGRIVMLVDNDVQRDSRVQKAAASAAGAGWEVHLLGCAAPSRRRRSWTLGGAHVRLVPLQHTLLRDRHGVLRATLRRPLAYGHPSVADYRRRLVQSRRADLAASRLAPGGRGPVRKAWLMARRVTAKTQSRWVALRVRQTGALSAARENPRAPLERLPIRFWQAVLGDRAWRVLDRNLWDWDSAYGKIIDALEPDIVHANDFRMLGVGARAVRRARAKGRNTKLVWDAHEFLPGIRPWGAGPRWHPAVCAHEREYAGDADAVVTVSAALGELLVERHGLRDEPTVVLNAPITGGEPTSADPVPDMRELCGVGPDVPIAVYSGSASVQRGLDIMIEALPRLPRLHVALVVATGRSEYMRGLLARATELGVADRLHVLPYVPFDQVVEFLSAADLGVIPIHHWPNHEIALITKFFEYSHARLPIVVSDVRAMGGMVRETGQGEVFRAQDLDDYVRAVEAVLADPQRYRDVYDERSDLLRDWTWEAQAEVLDAVYTGLLPSSARLGRSAAGMPAERLVASQD, via the coding sequence ATGCAGAACGAAGACGACACGGCGGCCGAGGAGTCGCGCGGCCGCATCGTCATGCTCGTCGACAACGACGTCCAACGGGACTCGCGGGTGCAGAAGGCGGCAGCGTCGGCCGCCGGGGCCGGCTGGGAGGTGCACCTCCTCGGCTGCGCCGCGCCGAGCAGGCGGCGGCGCTCCTGGACGCTGGGCGGCGCGCACGTCCGGCTCGTCCCGCTGCAGCACACGCTCCTGCGCGACCGGCACGGCGTCCTGCGCGCCACGCTCCGCCGCCCGCTCGCGTACGGGCACCCGAGCGTGGCGGACTACCGGCGCCGGCTCGTCCAGTCGCGGCGCGCCGACCTCGCCGCGTCCAGGCTGGCCCCTGGCGGCCGCGGCCCGGTGCGCAAGGCGTGGCTGATGGCGCGGCGCGTCACGGCGAAGACGCAGTCGCGGTGGGTCGCGCTGCGGGTGCGGCAGACCGGCGCGCTGAGCGCGGCGCGCGAGAACCCGCGCGCGCCGCTGGAGCGGCTCCCGATCAGGTTCTGGCAGGCGGTCCTCGGCGACCGGGCCTGGCGCGTCCTCGACCGCAACCTGTGGGACTGGGACAGCGCGTACGGGAAGATCATCGACGCGCTCGAACCCGACATCGTGCACGCGAACGACTTCCGGATGCTCGGGGTCGGCGCGCGGGCCGTGCGGCGGGCGCGGGCGAAGGGGCGGAACACGAAGCTGGTGTGGGACGCGCACGAGTTCCTGCCCGGCATTCGGCCATGGGGCGCCGGGCCGCGCTGGCACCCCGCGGTCTGCGCGCACGAGCGCGAGTACGCGGGGGACGCGGACGCGGTGGTGACCGTCTCGGCGGCGCTCGGCGAACTGCTCGTCGAGCGGCACGGGCTGCGGGACGAGCCGACCGTGGTGCTCAACGCCCCGATCACCGGAGGCGAGCCCACGAGCGCCGACCCGGTGCCCGACATGCGGGAGCTGTGCGGCGTCGGGCCGGACGTGCCGATCGCCGTCTACAGCGGCAGCGCGTCCGTGCAGCGCGGCCTGGACATCATGATCGAGGCGCTGCCGCGGCTGCCGCGGCTCCACGTCGCGCTGGTCGTCGCCACGGGGCGGTCGGAGTACATGCGGGGGCTGCTCGCCCGTGCCACCGAGCTGGGCGTCGCCGACCGGCTGCACGTCCTGCCGTACGTGCCGTTCGACCAGGTCGTGGAGTTCCTGTCGGCGGCCGACCTCGGCGTCATCCCGATCCACCACTGGCCGAACCACGAGATCGCGCTGATCACGAAGTTCTTCGAGTACTCGCACGCGCGGCTGCCGATCGTCGTCAGCGACGTCCGGGCGATGGGCGGGATGGTCAGGGAGACCGGGCAGGGCGAGGTCTTCCGCGCCCAGGACCTGGACGACTACGTGCGCGCGGTCGAGGCGGTGCTCGCCGACCCGCAGCGGTACCGCGACGTGTACGACGAGCGGTCCGACCTGCTCCGCGACTGGACGTGGGAGGCGCAGGCCGAGGTCTTGGACGCCGTCTACACCGGGCTGCTGCCGTCCTCGGCCCGGCTCGGCCGGTCGGCTGCCGGCATGCCCGCCGAACGCCTCGTGGCCAGCCAGGACTGA
- a CDS encoding cation acetate symporter — MSAAYGLAGVLLVVVATVLIGVLGVRISRTTSDFYVASRTVTPLRNASAIGGEYLSAASFLGIAGLILAYGADMLWLPVGWTGGYLVLLVLVSAPLRRSGAYTLPDFAEARLESMAVRRVASVLVVLISWLYLLPQFQSAGLVLRTVTGAPVWTGGVLVAVVVAVNVLGGGMRSVTLVQAFQYWMKLTALAVPLVFLLLAWRGDGAPGLSSDVPPRFADRTTVAVGVAVTVNVTAPVQVVADGDVDGRHYANAPLTLHPGRHHIDQDTSVTFPAGADVPHVSGRPVTTDREWAMPLDGREHSLYATYSLILATFLGTMGLPHVLVRFYTNPDGRAARRTTVMVLSLLGAFYLLPALYGVLGRLYTPELLMTGRADAVVLTLPGRLIGGVGGDLLGALVTGGAVAAFLSTSSGITVSVAGVLAQDILRGGVRSFRVGTLLALTVPLALAIAARSLAVADVVGLAFAVAASTFCPLLVLGVWWRRLTVPGALAGLVTGGVLAGTAVIVTIAAGPPSGLAGALLAQPAAWTVPIAFTVMILVSLCTQRRVPPGVARMMVRLHTPESLNVDRGTWRPRRV, encoded by the coding sequence GTGAGCGCCGCCTACGGGCTCGCCGGGGTGCTGCTCGTGGTGGTCGCCACGGTGCTGATCGGCGTGCTCGGCGTGCGCATCTCGCGGACGACGTCCGACTTCTACGTGGCGTCGCGGACGGTGACGCCGCTGCGGAACGCGTCCGCGATCGGCGGCGAGTACCTGTCGGCGGCGTCCTTCCTCGGCATCGCCGGGCTGATCCTCGCCTACGGCGCCGACATGCTGTGGCTCCCGGTCGGCTGGACGGGCGGGTACCTCGTCCTGCTCGTGCTGGTGTCGGCGCCGCTGCGCCGGTCCGGCGCCTACACGCTGCCCGACTTCGCCGAGGCGCGGCTGGAGTCGATGGCCGTGCGCCGCGTCGCGAGCGTCCTGGTGGTGCTGATCAGCTGGCTGTACCTGCTGCCGCAGTTCCAGAGCGCCGGGCTCGTGCTGCGGACGGTGACGGGCGCCCCGGTGTGGACGGGCGGTGTCCTCGTCGCGGTCGTCGTCGCGGTGAACGTGCTGGGCGGCGGCATGCGCAGCGTCACGCTCGTCCAGGCGTTCCAGTACTGGATGAAGCTGACCGCGCTGGCCGTGCCGCTGGTGTTCCTGCTGCTGGCGTGGCGGGGCGACGGCGCGCCCGGCCTGTCGTCGGACGTCCCGCCGCGCTTCGCCGACCGGACGACCGTCGCGGTCGGCGTCGCCGTCACGGTCAACGTGACCGCGCCCGTCCAGGTCGTTGCGGACGGGGACGTCGACGGGCGGCACTACGCGAACGCGCCGCTGACCCTGCACCCCGGGCGGCACCACATCGACCAGGACACGTCCGTCACCTTTCCGGCCGGCGCCGACGTCCCGCACGTCAGCGGGCGTCCCGTCACCACCGACCGGGAATGGGCGATGCCGCTCGACGGGCGCGAGCACTCGCTGTACGCCACGTACTCGCTGATCCTCGCCACGTTCCTCGGGACGATGGGGCTCCCGCACGTCCTCGTCCGCTTCTACACCAACCCGGACGGGCGGGCCGCGCGCCGCACGACCGTGATGGTGCTGTCGCTGCTCGGCGCGTTCTACCTGCTGCCCGCCCTGTACGGGGTGCTCGGCCGCCTCTACACCCCCGAGCTGCTGATGACGGGACGGGCCGACGCCGTCGTCCTGACCCTGCCCGGACGGCTGATCGGCGGGGTCGGCGGCGACCTCCTCGGCGCGCTGGTGACCGGCGGCGCGGTCGCGGCGTTCCTGTCGACGTCGTCCGGCATCACCGTGTCGGTGGCCGGGGTGCTCGCGCAGGACATCCTGCGCGGCGGCGTCCGGTCGTTCCGGGTGGGGACGCTGCTCGCGCTCACGGTGCCGCTGGCGCTGGCGATCGCGGCCCGGTCCCTCGCGGTCGCGGACGTGGTGGGGCTCGCGTTCGCCGTCGCCGCGTCCACGTTCTGCCCGCTGCTCGTCCTCGGGGTGTGGTGGCGGCGGCTCACCGTGCCCGGCGCGCTCGCCGGGCTCGTGACGGGCGGCGTGCTCGCCGGTACCGCCGTGATCGTGACGATCGCGGCCGGGCCGCCGTCCGGGCTCGCCGGGGCGCTGCTCGCCCAGCCCGCCGCCTGGACGGTGCCGATCGCCTTCACCGTCATGATCCTGGTGTCGCTGTGCACCCAGCGCCGGGTGCCGCCGGGCGTCGCCCGCATGATGGTGCGGCTGCACACTCCAGAGTCGCTCAACGTCGATCGCGGTACCTGGCGGCCCCGCAGAGTGTGA
- a CDS encoding glycosyltransferase has translation MAQRAGDRDVAVVTPWYPNPLQEWAGAFVQTMVEATAPGCGDVTVYHTEAWLMREPAAQVEAARAAHRRLLPVALRPQPAVAGARLLRVPVPTVPEYTFADLAREHARWLREALRGEPVPAPVVHAHVGLRGGWTALENARPDARVFVTEHASFIDKVLDQPDSRALYAQVLDRCTGFFAVTDVLRDKLAAAFPDAAGKIETIPNPVSFEAPRARPVAELRRWLYVGALVERKGVELLLEAFAACRAEDPALTLTMAGAGVLGARLAARAAELGVADAVSFPGAVAPDEAARLMRDHDLLVHPARWETFGVTVIEAVAAGTPVLVTRCGGPERTLAGIEDAAGEMIDVEDDPGSIAAGYRRLRDRFPDGLDLPKARAVLDERFGYGAVAGAHHRHWFGEDPDGGGGR, from the coding sequence ATGGCGCAGCGAGCAGGCGACAGGGACGTCGCCGTCGTCACGCCCTGGTATCCGAACCCGCTGCAGGAGTGGGCCGGGGCGTTCGTCCAGACGATGGTGGAGGCGACGGCGCCGGGCTGCGGCGACGTCACCGTCTACCACACCGAGGCGTGGCTGATGCGGGAGCCGGCGGCTCAGGTGGAGGCGGCGCGGGCGGCGCACCGGCGGCTCCTGCCCGTCGCGCTGCGCCCGCAGCCGGCGGTCGCGGGCGCCCGGCTGCTGCGCGTCCCGGTGCCGACGGTCCCGGAGTACACCTTCGCCGACCTCGCCCGCGAACACGCGCGCTGGCTGCGTGAGGCGCTGCGCGGGGAACCGGTCCCGGCGCCGGTCGTGCATGCGCACGTGGGGCTGCGCGGCGGGTGGACGGCCCTGGAGAACGCCCGGCCGGACGCGCGGGTGTTCGTCACCGAGCACGCGTCCTTCATCGACAAGGTGCTCGACCAGCCGGACTCGCGGGCGTTGTACGCGCAGGTGCTCGACCGGTGCACCGGCTTCTTCGCGGTGACGGACGTGCTGCGCGACAAGCTCGCCGCCGCCTTCCCGGACGCCGCCGGCAAGATCGAGACGATCCCGAACCCGGTGTCGTTCGAAGCGCCCCGGGCTCGTCCGGTCGCGGAGCTGCGCCGCTGGCTGTATGTGGGCGCCCTGGTCGAGCGGAAGGGCGTCGAGCTGCTGCTGGAGGCTTTCGCCGCGTGCCGCGCCGAGGACCCCGCGCTGACGCTCACCATGGCGGGCGCGGGGGTGCTCGGCGCCCGGCTCGCGGCGCGGGCCGCCGAACTCGGCGTCGCGGACGCCGTGTCGTTCCCGGGAGCCGTCGCTCCGGACGAGGCCGCGCGGCTGATGCGGGATCACGACCTGCTCGTCCACCCGGCCCGCTGGGAGACGTTCGGCGTGACGGTCATCGAGGCGGTCGCGGCGGGGACTCCGGTGCTCGTCACGCGCTGCGGCGGCCCCGAGCGCACGCTCGCCGGCATAGAGGACGCCGCCGGGGAAATGATCGACGTCGAGGACGACCCCGGCTCGATCGCCGCCGGCTACCGCCGCCTGCGCGATCGCTTCCCGGACGGCCTCGACCTGCCGAAGGCCCGCGCCGTCCTGGACGAGCGCTTCGGGTACGGCGCGGTGGCCGGGGCGCACCACCGGCACTGGTTCGGGGAGGACCCCGACGGGGGAGGGGGACGGTGA
- a CDS encoding Gfo/Idh/MocA family protein — protein sequence MSVPLRAGLVGLGVMGRNHARVLNELDGVDLVGVVDPADRPVGVPPGVPLLDSVQDLLDLGVDYAVVACPTALHEEVGLALADAGAGALIEKPLAASVEAAERLVKAFEPRGLVAGVGHIERYNPALQSLRARLEAGELGEVFQVVTRRQGPFPNRIADVGVVKDLATHDIDLAAWVTGQDYVSICAHTVARTGRPHEDMVAAVGRLADGAMVNHLVNWLSPLKERTTAVTGERGCFVADTLTADLTFYANGETSTEWEALRTFRGVSEGDMVRYAIPKREPLLVEHERFRDAVRAGAAGGDAPGIVTLRQGLRTVEVSVAVLESARLGTTVNLGPAEVLGAV from the coding sequence ATGAGCGTGCCGCTGCGGGCCGGGCTGGTCGGGCTCGGCGTGATGGGACGCAACCACGCGCGGGTCCTGAACGAACTGGACGGCGTCGACCTCGTCGGGGTCGTCGACCCGGCGGACCGCCCCGTGGGCGTCCCGCCGGGCGTGCCGCTGCTGGACTCGGTGCAGGACCTGCTGGACCTCGGCGTCGACTACGCGGTGGTCGCCTGCCCGACGGCGCTGCACGAGGAGGTCGGCCTGGCGCTCGCCGACGCCGGGGCCGGGGCGCTGATCGAGAAGCCGCTCGCCGCGTCGGTGGAGGCCGCCGAGCGGCTGGTGAAGGCGTTCGAGCCGCGCGGCCTGGTCGCCGGCGTCGGGCACATCGAGCGCTACAACCCGGCGCTGCAGAGCCTGCGGGCCCGGCTGGAGGCGGGCGAGCTGGGCGAGGTGTTCCAGGTCGTCACGCGGCGGCAGGGCCCGTTCCCCAACCGGATCGCCGACGTCGGGGTCGTCAAGGACCTCGCCACCCACGACATCGACCTCGCCGCCTGGGTGACCGGCCAGGACTACGTGTCGATCTGCGCGCACACGGTGGCGCGCACCGGCCGTCCCCACGAGGACATGGTCGCCGCAGTCGGCCGCCTCGCCGACGGCGCGATGGTCAACCACCTCGTGAACTGGCTGAGCCCGCTCAAGGAGCGGACCACCGCCGTCACCGGGGAGCGCGGCTGCTTCGTCGCCGACACGCTGACCGCTGACCTGACGTTCTACGCCAACGGCGAGACGAGCACCGAGTGGGAGGCGCTGCGGACGTTCCGCGGCGTGTCCGAGGGCGACATGGTCCGGTACGCGATCCCGAAGCGGGAGCCGCTGCTGGTCGAGCACGAGCGGTTCCGCGACGCGGTCCGCGCGGGCGCGGCCGGCGGCGACGCGCCGGGGATCGTCACGCTGCGGCAGGGCCTGCGGACGGTCGAGGTGTCGGTGGCCGTGCTGGAGTCGGCGCGGCTCGGCACGACGGTGAACCTCGGCCCGGCGGAGGTACTGGGTGCCGTCTGA
- a CDS encoding cation acetate symporter — protein MSNETLSIILFLVFVAATLGITVWASRNTKSATDFYAGGRSFSGAQNGLAIGGDYMSAASFLGIAGLIALYGYDGFLYSIGFLVAWLVALLLVAELLRNSGRFTMADVLAFRMSPRPVRTAAGVSTIVVSIFYLLAQMVGAGALVALLFGFTSEFAKGATIAMVGVLMIIYVVFGGMKGTTWVQIVKAVLLMTGAALITLLVLGEFGFNLSSLLKDAADESGKGGAFLEPGLRYATEDSGLTGKLDLISLGLALVLGTAGLPHILIRFYTVPTSRDARKSVMWGIGLIGVFYLFTLVLGFGAAALVGSKEISAVNAAGNTAAPQLAERIGEIIFGDAGGTILLAVIAAVAFATILAVVSGLTLASSSSFSHDLYAHVFRKGKASERDEVRVARIAAFVIGAVSIVLGIYAQRLNVAFLVALAFAVAASGNLPAILYSLFWKRFNTSGAVSAIYGGLGSAIFLVAFSPVVSGSDKALFTDHDWSWFPLSNPGIVSIPVGFLCGFLGTVLSKEFNAQKYAEIEVRSLTGAGAEQATEH, from the coding sequence ATGAGCAACGAGACCCTGTCGATCATCCTGTTCCTGGTGTTCGTGGCCGCCACCCTCGGGATCACCGTGTGGGCGAGCCGCAACACCAAGAGCGCGACCGACTTCTACGCCGGCGGACGGTCGTTCTCCGGCGCGCAGAACGGCCTCGCGATCGGCGGCGACTACATGTCCGCCGCGTCGTTCCTCGGCATCGCCGGGCTCATCGCGCTGTACGGCTACGACGGCTTCCTCTACTCGATCGGCTTCCTGGTCGCCTGGCTCGTGGCGCTGCTGCTGGTCGCCGAGCTGCTGCGCAACTCCGGCCGCTTCACGATGGCGGACGTGCTGGCGTTCCGGATGAGCCCGCGCCCGGTGCGCACCGCCGCCGGCGTCTCCACCATCGTCGTGTCGATCTTCTACCTGCTGGCGCAGATGGTCGGCGCGGGCGCGCTGGTGGCGCTGCTGTTCGGCTTCACCAGCGAGTTCGCCAAGGGCGCCACGATCGCGATGGTCGGCGTGCTGATGATCATCTACGTGGTGTTCGGCGGGATGAAGGGCACCACCTGGGTGCAGATCGTGAAGGCCGTCCTGCTGATGACCGGCGCGGCGCTGATCACGCTGCTGGTGCTGGGCGAGTTCGGCTTCAACCTGTCGTCGCTGCTGAAGGACGCCGCCGACGAGAGCGGCAAGGGCGGCGCGTTCCTGGAGCCCGGCCTGCGCTACGCCACCGAGGACTCCGGCCTGACCGGCAAGCTCGACCTGATCAGCCTCGGCCTCGCGCTCGTCCTCGGCACCGCCGGGCTGCCGCACATCCTGATCCGGTTCTACACCGTGCCGACCTCCCGCGATGCCCGCAAGTCCGTCATGTGGGGCATCGGCCTCATCGGGGTGTTCTACCTGTTCACCCTGGTGCTCGGCTTCGGTGCCGCCGCGCTCGTCGGCTCCAAGGAGATCTCCGCGGTCAACGCGGCGGGCAACACCGCGGCACCGCAGCTCGCCGAACGCATCGGCGAGATCATCTTCGGTGACGCGGGCGGCACGATCCTGCTCGCGGTGATCGCGGCGGTGGCGTTCGCGACGATCCTCGCGGTCGTCTCCGGCCTCACCCTGGCCTCGTCCTCGTCGTTCTCGCACGACCTGTACGCGCACGTGTTCCGCAAGGGCAAGGCCAGCGAGCGGGACGAGGTCCGCGTCGCGCGCATCGCCGCCTTCGTGATCGGCGCCGTGTCGATCGTGCTGGGCATCTACGCGCAGCGGCTGAACGTCGCCTTCCTCGTCGCGCTCGCGTTCGCGGTCGCCGCGTCCGGGAACCTGCCCGCGATCCTCTACAGCCTGTTCTGGAAGCGGTTCAACACCTCCGGCGCCGTCTCCGCCATCTACGGCGGCCTCGGCTCGGCGATCTTCCTCGTGGCGTTCTCCCCGGTCGTGTCCGGCTCGGACAAGGCGCTGTTCACCGACCACGACTGGAGCTGGTTCCCGCTCAGCAACCCGGGCATCGTGTCGATCCCGGTCGGCTTCCTGTGCGGGTTCCTCGGGACCGTCCTCAGCAAGGAGTTCAACGCGCAGAAGTACGCCGAGATCGAGGTCCGCTCGCTGACCGGAGCCGGCGCCGAGCAGGCGACCGAGCACTAG
- a CDS encoding PGPGW domain-containing protein, protein MGYGRSAKRGVVLVGGGLVLLAGVALLVLPGPGLLLVLAGLLILAREFPAVDRYVEPVRERAIQAAEESVTSWWRLTGSILTGLALIGAGIVWGLVDELPFSGWSAGSGLILSGFILYGLLYWSYRRVKAGKAQ, encoded by the coding sequence ATGGGGTACGGAAGGTCGGCCAAGCGCGGCGTGGTGCTGGTCGGCGGGGGGCTGGTGCTGCTCGCCGGTGTCGCGCTGCTGGTGCTGCCGGGGCCGGGGCTGCTGCTCGTGCTGGCCGGGCTGCTCATCCTCGCGCGGGAGTTCCCGGCCGTGGACCGCTACGTCGAGCCGGTCCGGGAGCGGGCGATCCAGGCGGCGGAGGAGAGCGTGACCTCCTGGTGGCGGCTGACCGGGTCGATCCTGACGGGGCTGGCTCTGATCGGCGCGGGGATCGTCTGGGGGCTCGTGGACGAACTGCCCTTCTCGGGGTGGAGCGCCGGGTCGGGCCTGATCCTGTCCGGGTTCATCCTTTACGGATTGCTCTACTGGAGCTATCGGCGGGTGAAAGCCGGAAAAGCGCAATGA
- a CDS encoding DegT/DnrJ/EryC1/StrS aminotransferase family protein encodes MPVETEKAVPAASPVIGEAEIAAAVRVLRSGRVVQGPEVAAFEDEFSALAGGRHCVAVNSGTSALQLSLIALGIGPGDEVVVPSFTFAATANVVRLAGAEPVFADIDPATFCVDPDAVAAAIGPRTAAIMPVHLYGHPAALDRIGPLAERHGLAVVEDACQAHGAALGGTPAGALGTVGCFSFYPTKNMHALEGGMVTTADAETARTLRLLRNQGMEQRYANEIVGANMRLTDVAAAIGREQLKRLPEWTERRIANARFLDAKITAAAVPPVADSARHVYHQYTVRVAERDAVQRGLDERGIGSAVYYPTPVHRLRPFLLDGRPDPRWDLPETERAAAEVLSLPVHPGVGEDELARVADAVNEVAGEYATTGGRGAS; translated from the coding sequence ATGCCCGTGGAAACGGAGAAGGCCGTTCCCGCGGCGAGTCCGGTGATCGGGGAGGCGGAGATCGCGGCGGCCGTGCGCGTGCTGCGCAGCGGGCGGGTCGTGCAGGGGCCCGAGGTCGCCGCGTTCGAGGACGAGTTCTCCGCGCTCGCCGGGGGCCGCCACTGCGTCGCGGTGAACTCGGGGACGTCCGCGCTGCAACTGAGCCTGATCGCACTCGGCATCGGCCCCGGGGACGAGGTCGTCGTCCCGTCGTTCACGTTCGCGGCGACCGCCAACGTCGTCCGGCTGGCCGGCGCCGAGCCGGTCTTCGCCGACATCGACCCCGCCACGTTCTGCGTCGATCCGGACGCCGTCGCCGCCGCCATCGGCCCCCGCACCGCCGCGATCATGCCGGTGCACCTGTACGGGCACCCGGCCGCGCTGGACCGCATCGGCCCGCTCGCCGAGCGGCACGGCCTCGCCGTCGTCGAGGACGCCTGCCAGGCCCACGGCGCCGCGCTCGGCGGGACCCCGGCGGGCGCGCTCGGGACGGTCGGCTGCTTCAGCTTCTACCCGACCAAGAACATGCACGCCCTCGAAGGCGGCATGGTCACCACGGCCGACGCGGAGACCGCGCGGACGCTGCGGCTGCTGCGCAACCAGGGCATGGAGCAGCGCTACGCCAACGAGATCGTCGGCGCCAACATGCGGCTCACGGACGTCGCGGCGGCGATCGGGCGCGAGCAGCTGAAGCGGCTGCCCGAGTGGACCGAGCGCCGCATCGCCAACGCCCGGTTCCTGGACGCGAAGATCACCGCCGCCGCCGTCCCGCCGGTCGCGGACAGCGCGCGGCACGTCTACCACCAGTACACCGTCCGGGTCGCGGAGCGCGACGCCGTCCAGCGGGGGCTGGACGAGCGCGGGATCGGCAGCGCCGTCTACTACCCGACGCCCGTCCACCGGCTGCGGCCGTTCCTGCTGGACGGCCGCCCCGACCCGCGCTGGGACCTGCCGGAGACGGAACGGGCCGCGGCCGAGGTGCTGTCGCTGCCGGTGCATCCGGGGGTGGGCGAAGACGAGCTCGCGCGGGTCGCCGACGCCGTCAACGAGGTGGCGGGGGAGTACGCAACTACCGGGGGGAGGGGTGCGTCATGA
- a CDS encoding DUF485 domain-containing protein: MSVDKSAPGTVYERFQGTEEFQELRRRFRRFAFPMTAAFLSWYLLYVVLSGWARGFMGHELVGSINVALVFGLLQFVSTFGIAYMYSRHAERRLDPLADKVRGDVEAAQAGGAANTVDTTKTTGAAETAEDAR, encoded by the coding sequence GTGTCCGTCGATAAGAGCGCCCCCGGTACCGTCTATGAACGGTTCCAGGGCACCGAGGAGTTCCAGGAACTCCGCCGCAGGTTCCGCCGATTCGCATTCCCCATGACCGCCGCGTTCCTCAGCTGGTACCTGCTCTACGTCGTGCTGTCCGGGTGGGCGCGCGGCTTCATGGGGCACGAGCTGGTCGGCTCCATCAACGTCGCGCTGGTCTTCGGGCTGCTGCAGTTCGTGTCCACGTTCGGCATCGCGTACATGTACTCGCGGCACGCCGAGCGGCGCCTCGACCCGCTCGCCGACAAGGTGCGCGGCGACGTCGAGGCGGCGCAGGCCGGCGGCGCCGCGAACACCGTCGACACCACCAAGACCACCGGGGCCGCCGAGACCGCGGAGGACGCCCGATGA
- a CDS encoding nucleotide sugar dehydrogenase codes for MRICVVALGKIGLPLAVQFARKGHRVIGADVNERVVADVNAGREPFPGEADLDVHLGAAVRDGRLIATTDTAAAVAESEAVVVVVPLFVDEHGTPDFGWMDAATRSVAEGLRPGTLVSYETTLPVGTTRGRWAPMLADGSGLAPGDGFHLVFSPERVLTGRVFADLRRYPKLVGGIDEASARRGAEFYERVLDFDERPDLDRPNGVWDLGSAEAAELAKLAETTYRDVNIGLANQFARYADAAGVDVMKVIDACNTQPYSHIHRPGIAVGGHCIPVYPRMYLWNDPSATVVRAARDANADMPGYAVGLLADAYGDLAGAEVLVLGAAYRGGVKETAFSGVFPTVEALRARGAVPYVSDPMYTAEELADLGLPPHRGEAVTAAIVQADHAAYRDLGADDLPGVKALVDGRRVTDPARWHGVERVVIGGPSR; via the coding sequence ATGCGGATCTGCGTGGTCGCGCTGGGCAAGATCGGTCTTCCGCTCGCGGTGCAGTTCGCCCGCAAGGGGCACCGGGTGATCGGCGCGGACGTGAACGAGCGGGTCGTCGCGGACGTGAACGCCGGCCGCGAGCCGTTCCCCGGCGAGGCGGACCTGGACGTCCACCTGGGCGCGGCGGTCCGGGACGGGCGGCTGATCGCGACGACCGACACGGCGGCGGCGGTCGCCGAGTCGGAGGCGGTCGTGGTGGTCGTCCCGCTTTTCGTGGACGAGCACGGCACGCCCGACTTCGGCTGGATGGACGCGGCGACCCGGTCGGTCGCCGAGGGCCTGCGCCCCGGCACGCTCGTCAGCTACGAGACGACGCTGCCGGTCGGCACCACCCGGGGCCGCTGGGCGCCGATGCTGGCGGACGGCTCGGGCCTCGCCCCCGGCGACGGCTTCCATCTGGTGTTCAGCCCCGAGCGGGTGCTGACCGGGCGGGTCTTCGCCGACCTGCGCCGCTACCCGAAGCTGGTCGGCGGCATCGACGAGGCGTCCGCCCGGCGCGGCGCCGAGTTCTACGAGCGGGTCCTCGACTTCGACGAGCGGCCCGACCTGGACCGGCCGAACGGCGTCTGGGACCTCGGGTCGGCGGAGGCCGCCGAACTCGCCAAGCTCGCCGAGACGACCTACCGGGACGTCAACATCGGCCTGGCGAACCAGTTCGCCCGCTACGCCGACGCGGCCGGGGTGGACGTCATGAAGGTCATCGACGCCTGCAACACCCAGCCGTACAGCCACATCCACCGGCCGGGCATCGCGGTCGGCGGCCACTGCATCCCCGTCTATCCGCGGATGTACCTGTGGAACGACCCGTCCGCGACGGTCGTGCGCGCCGCCCGCGACGCCAACGCGGACATGCCCGGCTACGCCGTCGGACTCCTCGCGGACGCCTACGGCGACCTGGCCGGCGCCGAAGTGCTCGTGCTCGGCGCCGCCTACCGGGGCGGCGTGAAGGAGACGGCGTTCTCCGGCGTCTTCCCGACGGTCGAGGCGCTGCGGGCGCGCGGCGCCGTCCCGTACGTGTCCGACCCGATGTACACGGCCGAGGAACTGGCGGATCTGGGGCTCCCTCCGCACCGGGGGGAGGCGGTCACCGCCGCGATCGTGCAGGCCGACCACGCCGCCTACCGGGACCTGGGCGCCGACGACCTGCCGGGCGTCAAGGCCCTCGTGGACGGGCGCCGCGTCACCGACCCGGCGCGCTGGCACGGCGTGGAACGCGTCGTCATCGGCGGCCCGTCCCGCTGA